From Anaerohalosphaeraceae bacterium, one genomic window encodes:
- a CDS encoding family 43 glycosylhydrolase has product MRKSRKKLWIAMLWIGLAASAGLQAAATYTNPIISDVGPADPAVLYYEGIYYLYPTGDNVSYHVYTSYDLVHWSKGPKVFEPGGVNVWASDVFYNQADGKFYLYYTQDSKIGVASADKPTGPFVNQGILLNGFIDAHLFQDEDGSLYLYFSDVGHIYVQPMSSPTQLTGSRQMILQPSQSWEMQWGSVTEGPWMLKHNGIYYLVYSGSGADSPYYAVGYATATNPMGPFTKYAGNPIVSSGSGVYGPGHGAIVKDARGNLWHIYHQKTDTEISWNRFICLDPMWFDGQGILHGTATRGVPQPAPAVAENAGAAAYWRFEDGTAGSFVVHTASDGVYAPDILDVTGRGNHLSVWSTGGGGGYAYRSEVGVTPIPQTGAANTLSVKNTGGGPAMWCSADELQTMTPAAFTVEAIFKLENGGYRTIVGRDSYGTNTGTPALSALYFQATPNNRLAIKFCDVSGVWHQAVSATNAFASFDYSTNPDGAGVPWYAMAGVSDGQTLSLYLMQLGVDTAYRLIAQTNIAASGSPNTSLTAGAGDGADWDAGDWSVGRGLYNGGHTDRAYGYIDEVRISQAALAPEDFLCSRRGMPGVMAYWRFEEGPADARVPHGGLSDGAFYPAVLDASGNGNHLSCWSDTFAGHVYRTDVPASPVPQIQQTNQFSLQNEDSLPGLFTSSAGRTDVVLDLETWEPFAFTIEASFKPGGSGYRTIVGRDGRDVATINSSLASLYFQILPTDAVAIKFADVSGYWHEAVSASGVIRYDGRWYHMAAVCDGQRLRLYLNDVSSGLGYQLVAETNLAASGSPDTRLVADDSVGTDWHGGGWSVARGLYNGGHTDRFFGLIDEVRICSRALDVSEFLFYEVKYAGIVAEPADLTIPENGGQGSLFFSLKNPPAGTVTVHLAEQQQRGQVLLDRTSLTFTPLDWNMPQAVLVTAVDDNELENDRQEIALSVTVESASDPEYDGLEVEPVVVTVLDNECGALGYAVSDFTLDCAIDMEDLVYLAEEWLACTVPGQDGCENRSGQ; this is encoded by the coding sequence ATGCGCAAAAGCCGAAAAAAATTGTGGATAGCGATGCTTTGGATTGGTTTGGCCGCATCGGCCGGTTTGCAGGCGGCGGCGACCTATACGAATCCGATTATTTCGGACGTTGGGCCGGCGGACCCGGCGGTTCTCTATTATGAGGGAATCTATTACCTGTATCCTACGGGGGATAATGTCAGTTATCATGTTTATACTTCATATGATTTGGTTCATTGGAGCAAAGGGCCGAAGGTTTTTGAGCCCGGGGGGGTGAATGTCTGGGCCTCGGATGTATTTTACAATCAGGCGGACGGGAAATTTTATCTCTATTATACGCAGGATTCGAAAATTGGGGTGGCTTCAGCGGATAAGCCCACCGGGCCTTTTGTAAATCAGGGTATTTTGCTGAACGGTTTTATTGACGCTCATCTGTTTCAGGATGAGGACGGCAGTTTGTATTTGTATTTCAGTGATGTCGGTCATATTTATGTGCAGCCGATGTCCAGTCCGACCCAGCTGACGGGCAGTCGTCAGATGATTCTGCAGCCATCCCAATCGTGGGAGATGCAATGGGGGTCGGTGACGGAAGGTCCGTGGATGCTCAAGCACAATGGGATTTATTATCTGGTTTATTCAGGCAGCGGTGCGGATTCACCGTATTATGCAGTCGGTTATGCGACGGCGACGAATCCAATGGGGCCGTTTACAAAATATGCAGGCAACCCGATTGTTTCCAGCGGCAGCGGTGTTTACGGGCCGGGGCATGGAGCGATTGTGAAGGATGCCCGGGGGAATCTATGGCATATTTATCATCAGAAGACGGATACGGAAATCAGCTGGAATCGTTTTATCTGTCTGGACCCAATGTGGTTTGACGGACAGGGGATTCTGCACGGGACTGCTACACGCGGTGTGCCGCAGCCGGCACCGGCTGTTGCGGAGAATGCGGGGGCGGCGGCATACTGGCGGTTTGAGGACGGCACAGCGGGCAGTTTCGTTGTTCATACAGCCTCCGATGGAGTGTACGCTCCGGATATTTTGGATGTGACAGGACGAGGAAATCATTTGAGCGTCTGGTCTACGGGCGGGGGCGGCGGGTATGCCTATCGTTCGGAAGTCGGCGTAACCCCGATTCCGCAGACGGGGGCTGCGAATACGCTGAGTGTGAAGAATACGGGCGGCGGGCCGGCGATGTGGTGCTCGGCGGATGAGCTGCAAACAATGACGCCGGCGGCTTTTACGGTCGAAGCGATTTTTAAGCTGGAGAACGGCGGGTACCGGACGATTGTGGGCCGGGACAGTTATGGAACAAACACAGGTACGCCGGCGTTGTCGGCGTTGTATTTCCAGGCGACGCCGAATAATCGGCTGGCGATTAAGTTCTGCGATGTTTCGGGGGTTTGGCATCAGGCGGTTTCGGCAACGAATGCCTTTGCCAGTTTTGATTATTCGACAAATCCGGACGGAGCGGGGGTTCCGTGGTATGCGATGGCCGGCGTCAGCGACGGACAGACGCTTTCACTGTATCTGATGCAGCTGGGGGTTGATACGGCCTATCGGCTGATTGCGCAGACCAACATTGCGGCCAGCGGCAGCCCGAATACCTCCCTGACGGCAGGGGCCGGCGACGGCGCGGATTGGGATGCAGGCGACTGGTCGGTCGGACGAGGGCTTTATAACGGCGGACATACAGACCGGGCCTACGGCTATATCGATGAGGTGCGAATCAGCCAGGCGGCCTTGGCACCGGAGGATTTTCTGTGCAGCCGGCGTGGGATGCCCGGTGTGATGGCCTACTGGCGGTTTGAGGAAGGGCCGGCGGATGCGCGGGTGCCGCACGGAGGACTGTCCGACGGTGCGTTTTATCCAGCGGTTTTGGATGCATCCGGCAACGGAAATCATTTGTCCTGCTGGTCGGATACCTTTGCCGGTCATGTGTACCGAACGGATGTGCCTGCCTCGCCGGTTCCGCAGATTCAGCAAACCAATCAGTTCAGTCTTCAGAATGAAGATTCTCTGCCGGGATTGTTTACGTCTTCGGCGGGCCGGACGGATGTCGTACTGGATTTGGAAACGTGGGAACCGTTTGCGTTTACGATTGAGGCGTCGTTTAAGCCCGGCGGAAGCGGATATCGGACCATTGTGGGGAGGGATGGAAGGGATGTGGCGACTATCAACAGTTCCTTGGCATCGCTGTATTTTCAGATTCTTCCAACGGATGCCGTAGCGATAAAGTTTGCGGATGTATCGGGCTACTGGCACGAGGCGGTATCGGCATCGGGTGTGATTCGCTATGACGGCCGGTGGTATCATATGGCGGCGGTTTGCGACGGGCAGCGGCTGCGGCTGTATCTGAATGATGTTTCCTCCGGGCTCGGTTATCAGCTTGTCGCTGAAACGAATCTGGCTGCTTCCGGCAGCCCGGATACGCGGCTGGTGGCGGATGATTCGGTCGGGACGGACTGGCACGGCGGCGGCTGGTCGGTCGCACGGGGGCTGTACAACGGAGGGCATACCGACCGGTTTTTCGGTCTGATTGATGAAGTTCGCATTTGCAGCCGAGCACTGGATGTATCGGAGTTTCTCTTCTATGAAGTCAAGTATGCCGGCATTGTTGCAGAGCCGGCGGACTTGACAATTCCTGAAAACGGCGGGCAGGGGTCATTGTTCTTCTCTCTGAAAAATCCGCCTGCTGGAACGGTGACGGTGCATCTGGCTGAACAGCAGCAGCGGGGACAGGTGCTTCTGGACAGGACCTCTCTGACCTTTACGCCGCTGGACTGGAATATGCCGCAGGCGGTGCTGGTTACGGCTGTGGATGACAATGAACTGGAAAATGACCGACAGGAGATTGCTCTTTCGGTGACGGTCGAGAGTGCCTCAGATCCGGAATATGACGGGCTGGAGGTCGAGCCGGTGGTTGTGACGGTTCTCGATAATGAATGCGGTGCGCTGGGATATGCCGTCTCCGACTTTACACTGGATTGTGCGATTGATATGGAAGATTTGGTCTATCTGGCGGAGGAATGGCTTGCGTGCACAGTGCCCGGTCAAGACGGATGTGAGAATCGAAGCGGACAATAG
- a CDS encoding glycoside hydrolase family 2 TIM barrel-domain containing protein: MKCFRNAWMTVIVLTALLGTTGYGWTLKQAPLMTPWAQQVNPDAVLPEYPRPQMVRSDWLNLNGLWQYQPGNAGDPVPTGQTLSGEILVPFPVESAISGVMEHHERLWYRRTFEVPSGWQGRRILLHFDAVDWEAEVYVNGTSVGIHKGGYDPFTFDITSYLTGNGPQEVIVRVYDPTNSQAIACGKQDLNPSGIWYTAVTGIWQTVWLEPVPEVSIERIKIVPDVDNGLVRVKAIVSGSAQGLTVEAVAYQGTEKAGQVSGAAGEDLKLRLRNVRLWSPDDPYLYDLKVRIKQGSQVLDEVQSYFGMRKVGIGMVNGVQRLLLNGKFVFQIGPLDQGWWPDGLYTAPTDEALKWDLDMIKAFGFNMVRKHVKIEPARWYYWADKLGLLVWQDMPSMRSDSSAAQRTQFEWELEQMVEELGNHPSIIMWIVFNEGWGQYDTVRLTQKVMEQDPSRLVSCASGWTDYPVGHLIDKHSYPAPGGVAPTETRASVCGEFGGIGMRVDGHMWNPNSWGYTMVNTGQELAQLYDAYIQQLAGLRDELGLSAGVYTQITDVEVEINGLITYDRKVIKADVSAIRQSNAMNRSFEGVVPTSEKTAQMWRYTTSQPNSGWMNEGYNDSGWSEGPGGFGTTGTPGAVVGTVWSTSDIWIRRTFTLPSLTSEQMDRLVLRIHHDEDAEVYLNGVLAAAVTNYTTSYVYLPISKAARAALRAGQSNLIAVHCHQTTGGQFIDVGLALETVQATDACGQWGYPYADLNQDCRVDFRDLAMLASEWSGML; this comes from the coding sequence ATGAAATGTTTTCGGAATGCCTGGATGACGGTGATTGTGCTGACGGCTCTTTTGGGGACAACAGGATACGGATGGACGCTCAAGCAGGCCCCGCTGATGACTCCGTGGGCCCAACAGGTGAATCCGGATGCTGTTTTGCCGGAGTATCCGCGTCCGCAGATGGTTCGTTCGGACTGGCTGAATCTGAACGGGCTCTGGCAGTATCAGCCGGGCAATGCAGGAGACCCGGTGCCGACGGGACAGACACTGTCGGGAGAGATTCTGGTTCCGTTTCCGGTGGAGTCAGCGATATCCGGAGTGATGGAGCATCATGAGCGGCTGTGGTATCGGCGGACATTTGAAGTACCGTCCGGCTGGCAGGGCCGACGGATTCTGCTGCATTTTGATGCAGTGGACTGGGAGGCGGAGGTGTATGTCAACGGTACCTCTGTTGGGATTCATAAGGGCGGATATGATCCGTTTACTTTCGATATTACTTCGTATCTGACCGGCAACGGACCGCAGGAGGTGATTGTGCGGGTGTATGACCCGACGAACAGCCAGGCGATTGCCTGCGGCAAGCAGGATTTGAATCCGAGCGGCATCTGGTACACGGCAGTCACGGGCATCTGGCAGACGGTCTGGCTGGAGCCGGTGCCCGAAGTGTCGATTGAACGCATCAAGATTGTGCCGGATGTGGACAATGGGCTGGTGCGGGTAAAGGCGATTGTTAGCGGCTCCGCGCAGGGGCTGACCGTGGAAGCTGTTGCCTATCAGGGAACGGAGAAAGCCGGCCAGGTGAGCGGGGCGGCGGGTGAAGACCTGAAGCTGCGGCTGCGAAATGTGCGGCTGTGGTCGCCGGACGACCCGTATCTGTATGACCTGAAGGTGCGGATTAAACAGGGGTCCCAAGTGCTCGACGAGGTGCAGAGTTATTTTGGAATGCGCAAGGTCGGGATTGGCATGGTCAACGGAGTCCAGCGGCTGCTGCTGAACGGAAAGTTTGTTTTTCAGATTGGACCGCTGGACCAGGGCTGGTGGCCGGACGGGCTCTATACGGCTCCGACGGACGAAGCGCTGAAGTGGGATTTGGATATGATTAAGGCGTTCGGATTCAATATGGTGCGAAAGCATGTAAAGATTGAGCCGGCGCGGTGGTATTACTGGGCGGACAAGCTGGGGCTTCTGGTTTGGCAGGATATGCCGAGCATGCGAAGCGATTCATCGGCGGCGCAGCGGACCCAGTTTGAGTGGGAACTGGAGCAGATGGTCGAGGAGCTGGGCAACCATCCGTCGATTATTATGTGGATTGTGTTCAACGAGGGATGGGGCCAGTATGATACAGTGCGTCTGACGCAGAAAGTGATGGAACAGGACCCGTCGCGGCTGGTTTCATGTGCCAGCGGCTGGACGGATTATCCAGTCGGGCATCTGATTGACAAGCACAGCTATCCGGCGCCCGGCGGTGTGGCTCCCACGGAAACCCGAGCCAGTGTCTGCGGGGAATTCGGAGGCATTGGAATGCGGGTGGACGGGCATATGTGGAATCCGAATTCGTGGGGCTACACGATGGTCAATACGGGCCAGGAGCTGGCACAGCTGTATGATGCGTATATTCAGCAGCTGGCCGGTCTGCGGGATGAACTGGGGCTCAGTGCCGGGGTTTATACGCAGATTACGGATGTCGAGGTGGAAATCAACGGGCTGATTACCTATGACAGAAAAGTGATAAAAGCCGATGTGTCGGCGATTCGACAGTCCAATGCAATGAATCGCTCCTTTGAAGGGGTTGTTCCTACGTCGGAAAAAACGGCTCAGATGTGGCGTTATACAACGAGTCAGCCGAATTCCGGCTGGATGAATGAAGGATACAATGATTCCGGCTGGTCGGAAGGCCCTGGAGGATTCGGGACGACGGGTACACCGGGTGCCGTGGTGGGGACGGTGTGGAGTACATCGGATATCTGGATTCGGCGGACGTTTACGCTGCCTTCGCTGACATCGGAGCAGATGGATCGCCTCGTGCTTCGGATTCATCACGATGAAGATGCCGAGGTGTATCTGAACGGCGTTTTGGCGGCTGCGGTGACCAATTATACGACCAGTTATGTCTATCTTCCGATATCCAAGGCGGCTCGAGCGGCCCTGCGGGCAGGCCAATCTAATCTGATTGCCGTGCATTGTCATCAGACGACAGGCGGGCAGTTTATTGATGTCGGTCTGGCCCTCGAGACCGTGCAGGCAACGGATGCCTGCGGACAGTGGGGGTATCCGTATGCGGACCTGAATCAGGACTGCCGGGTGGATTTCAGGGATTTGGCGATGCTGGCCTCCGAATGGTCCGGAATGCTGTGA
- a CDS encoding DUF4965 domain-containing protein, with protein MRAWIENDRQIMEMRMVRMSTAKEKGVGFGVVSAFCVLGLFASAWGLPASSLVRPPSVPLAVCDPYFSIWSASDTLYGDVTRHWTGRPHPLTSLVRIDGTTYRLMSKEPADFPVLQQTGLSVLPTRTLYTFEGAGVRLQMEFLQAALPDNIDLMSRPVVYLTWRCSALDGKNHAVSVYLDAGMELVVNEPSQEVVWETPSIEGLKVLKAGTKQQNVLGRKGDDVRIDWGYFYLAASEKQPVQTAIAKAEDCRREFTDKGAMPTQMDRQMPRAVRDNAPVMAMEFDLGKVGGDGKSCRAILAYDDIESILYFGKRLPAYWKRNGKTIQTLLSESDKLYDSLVQACERFDAELMEDLYKAGGADYVAIGCLAYRQALGANKIAADKNGMPLMFSKENFSNGCMGTVDVFYPFAPLVLLLNPTLAKASFVPILEYGRSERWKFPFAPHDIGTYPHAMGQVYGGGERSEENQMPVEECGNMLLLVAAVAEAEGTIDFARQYWDVLSRWAEYLKAKGLDPENQLCTDDFAGHLAHNVNLSMKAITALGAYAKMAEQMGQKDTAAVYRKTAEEYAKQWMQMADDGDHYRLAFDKPGTWSQKYNLVWDRLLKLNLFPSSVGEKEMAFYRKVQKPYGLPLDNRSDYTKLDWIVWTACLTGKQEDFEALIAPIVRFLNETPDRVPMTDWYWTHNAKHRGFQARPVVGGVFIRLMDNPEVWKKWVSRAERIQGIWAPLPKPPVITEVVPTSRDSAQIWFYTFEKPSDNWMQVRFDAASAGWKRGPGGFGTRGTPGSRVRTVWNTSTIWLRRTFTLDKEIRPDLCLLIHHDEDAEVYINGVLAAKLEGYSTDYQTIPLSPQARAALRTGNNVLAIACRQTGGGQYIDAGFAYVTEQE; from the coding sequence ATGAGAGCTTGGATAGAAAACGACAGACAGATTATGGAGATGAGAATGGTTCGAATGAGTACGGCGAAAGAGAAGGGAGTCGGTTTTGGAGTTGTTTCAGCGTTTTGTGTACTTGGGCTGTTTGCCTCTGCGTGGGGGCTGCCGGCCTCGTCCCTGGTGCGTCCGCCTTCGGTGCCGCTGGCGGTTTGTGATCCGTATTTCAGCATTTGGTCGGCTTCGGACACGCTCTACGGGGATGTGACCCGGCACTGGACGGGGCGGCCTCATCCGCTCACTTCGCTGGTGCGGATTGACGGGACGACGTACCGGCTGATGAGCAAAGAGCCGGCGGACTTTCCGGTGCTTCAGCAGACCGGCCTTTCGGTGCTGCCCACTCGAACGCTTTATACCTTTGAAGGGGCCGGCGTTCGTCTTCAGATGGAGTTTCTGCAGGCGGCCCTGCCGGATAATATTGACCTGATGAGCCGGCCCGTGGTCTATCTGACATGGCGATGTTCCGCATTAGACGGGAAGAATCACGCGGTCAGTGTATACCTGGATGCCGGGATGGAACTGGTGGTTAATGAGCCCTCCCAGGAGGTTGTCTGGGAGACGCCTTCGATAGAAGGCTTGAAGGTCTTAAAAGCCGGCACGAAACAGCAGAATGTGCTCGGACGCAAAGGCGATGATGTGCGGATTGACTGGGGATATTTCTATCTGGCGGCATCCGAAAAGCAGCCGGTGCAGACCGCTATTGCCAAGGCAGAGGACTGCCGCAGGGAATTTACGGACAAGGGGGCGATGCCGACCCAGATGGACCGGCAGATGCCGCGGGCTGTTCGAGACAATGCACCGGTGATGGCAATGGAGTTTGATTTGGGCAAGGTCGGCGGCGACGGCAAAAGCTGTCGGGCTATTCTGGCCTATGATGATATTGAATCGATTCTGTATTTCGGCAAGCGGCTGCCGGCCTACTGGAAGCGGAACGGCAAGACCATCCAGACACTTCTGAGCGAGTCGGATAAACTGTATGACTCGCTTGTGCAGGCGTGCGAGCGTTTTGATGCGGAGCTGATGGAGGACTTATACAAGGCGGGCGGAGCCGATTATGTCGCCATCGGCTGTCTGGCATATCGGCAGGCGCTGGGGGCCAATAAAATAGCGGCCGACAAAAACGGCATGCCTCTGATGTTCAGCAAGGAGAACTTCAGCAACGGCTGTATGGGGACGGTGGACGTGTTTTATCCGTTTGCTCCGTTGGTGCTGCTGCTGAATCCGACGCTGGCGAAGGCCTCGTTTGTGCCGATTCTCGAATATGGACGCAGCGAGCGGTGGAAATTCCCGTTTGCCCCCCATGACATCGGGACCTATCCGCATGCGATGGGACAGGTATACGGGGGAGGCGAGCGTTCCGAGGAGAACCAGATGCCGGTCGAGGAATGCGGCAATATGCTGCTGCTGGTCGCCGCAGTGGCGGAAGCCGAAGGGACTATTGATTTTGCCCGTCAATACTGGGATGTATTGAGCCGCTGGGCGGAGTATCTGAAGGCCAAGGGACTGGACCCCGAAAATCAGCTGTGCACAGATGATTTTGCAGGGCATCTGGCGCACAATGTTAATCTGTCAATGAAGGCGATTACCGCGCTGGGGGCCTATGCGAAGATGGCCGAGCAGATGGGGCAGAAAGACACAGCGGCCGTCTATCGCAAAACGGCGGAAGAATATGCCAAGCAGTGGATGCAGATGGCCGATGACGGTGATCATTATCGGCTGGCGTTTGACAAGCCGGGCACCTGGAGCCAGAAGTACAATCTGGTCTGGGACCGTCTGCTGAAGCTGAATCTGTTCCCCTCGTCGGTGGGGGAAAAGGAGATGGCGTTTTATCGGAAGGTTCAGAAGCCTTACGGGCTGCCGCTGGATAACCGCAGCGATTATACGAAGCTGGACTGGATTGTCTGGACGGCGTGTCTGACGGGCAAGCAGGAGGACTTTGAAGCCCTGATTGCGCCGATTGTGCGGTTTCTGAATGAAACGCCGGACCGGGTACCGATGACGGACTGGTACTGGACGCACAATGCCAAACATCGCGGGTTTCAGGCCCGCCCCGTTGTCGGCGGTGTCTTTATTCGGCTGATGGACAATCCGGAGGTCTGGAAGAAGTGGGTTTCTCGTGCCGAACGCATACAAGGGATTTGGGCCCCGCTGCCGAAGCCGCCGGTAATTACAGAAGTGGTTCCGACCTCGCGAGACAGTGCCCAAATCTGGTTCTATACGTTTGAGAAGCCGTCGGACAACTGGATGCAGGTGCGTTTTGATGCGGCCTCGGCGGGCTGGAAGCGCGGGCCCGGCGGGTTTGGCACGCGCGGCACGCCCGGCAGCCGGGTGCGGACTGTGTGGAACACGTCGACGATCTGGCTGCGGCGGACCTTTACACTGGACAAAGAGATTCGCCCAGACCTGTGCCTGCTGATTCATCACGATGAGGATGCCGAGGTGTATATCAATGGTGTCCTGGCGGCCAAACTGGAAGGATATTCTACCGATTATCAAACCATCCCTCTTTCTCCCCAGGCACGGGCAGCTTTGCGGACGGGGAACAATGTGCTGGCAATTGCCTGCCGTCAGACTGGCGGAGGCCAATATATTGATGCTGGGTTTGCCTATGTAACCGAGCAGGAATAA